The following coding sequences lie in one Vicugna pacos chromosome 5, VicPac4, whole genome shotgun sequence genomic window:
- the SGO2 gene encoding shugoshin 2 isoform X2 — MMEYPVMETDTLTSGIKRRVKDKRISKTAKLNVSLASKIKTKIINNSSIFKISLKHNNRALAQALSREKENSRRITTDKMLLQKEVEKLNFENTFLRLKLNNLNKKLIEIEALMNNNLITAIEMSTLSEFHQSPFLLPSSKKKRVSKQCKLMRLPFARVPLTSNDDEEEDKEKTQCDNNISKTSPGIPSLASTRPLPTQHNLELLFLKENEQNVCGLNASEPVLSVVDILPKESHSHSDQSSWSSLTSEINNAQSISHRKEKLSPSNITKRKKRVSSWESNNPADTPCVTDLDQQISRPELNWNNEIKDCTNETNIKIQRNVQCLPASSESASEPTAEGMSQVQGNDDFQLQKTVYDDDMDLTASEVSKIVTVSTGARNKSNKKTNECGMKTFRKVKDSSSEKKRERSKRQFKKSSDVDIEEKSENGPERRSVVLEGEGDSKDPNFIPSTEQLTQLNTLKKMSLHSDFDQDARQSTQYNKKKKIIHVTDEQEETFSLSQSADKFHEDGKFDMGLSALACKKSKASRQTFVIHNLGKDNLFPNQKVKEATSENLEVTNEFQTAYLFNKGNGNVCDYESQNTLDLKKQVTDVQPPQQNESKINKKLRQKVNRKTEIISEMNQIFGDNTKDVCGPEKSNFSFETQEDKKTISGNLQVSNEFQKSALSTGNNGHLCDCETQNVLGLQKQITSVYPVQQNESKINKNLRQKVNRKTEIISKVNHFDNDRSGNPEKGNSSILTRNKEITPDSLQDTSEFQIPISTQDSGNLDYETQNVLGVIKHVHAIQPAYQNESKMGKKLRQKACRKTEIISEINQICENDDKGLHDPEKSNLFSLTQKDKEIVPENLEDSIDFQIADLSPRGNRSLCDYETQNLLGVKNHATDMPPAKQNESKISKKFKQKESRKTEIILETNRKNDFNNKGIHEPEKGNFFSLTPGDKGTISENLEVTNEFQTIYLSTKDNGNLYDYETQNMLDLKKHVSDMQPTQQNESKISKKLRQKVSRKTEIISEMYQIYEDNDKDVDSQESCTKDLDFKINKSKQRLEGQGIINGYSMEINSNEKENCDQISNPYKLVKKHRKESSGKAKNVLAKGKNKPILQLTGSSQTSVSLEPGLKHITDEADADTGNKMELHKNPKQSTTTLNKKRDLPFVEVTKEGECQVKRVSKVTSKSKKRKTSMDPSSDSHELMRMISDTIQGISVESEHTVKEKNLENEKIVEMKPDFYTKMVTSLSQIYSPNRQGSSFSGVLEGSVPLSISSSKSLKENFALESSPVFQVSDDVHETKEMKFKVNRRTQKSGIGVRTLQDLTNNSFVSNNAAKPENKSEDLSSELSSRRRRCTPLSLKEPSLKGKMRR, encoded by the exons TGATGGAGTACCCCGTGATGGAAACTGACACACTTACCTCAGGAATTAAAAGACGCGTGAAAGacaaaagaatttcaaagacTGCTAAGTTGAATGTTTCTCTTGCgtcaaaaatcaaaacaaaaataataa acaattcttctattttcaaaatttccttaAAGCACAACAATAGGGCATTAGCTCAGGCTCTTagtagagagaaagagaattctcGAAGAATTACAACTGACAAGATGTTATTGCAAAAAGAAGTGGAGAAACTGAATTTTGAGAACACATTTCTTCGCCTAAAGCTAAATAATTTG AATAAGAAGCTTATAGAAATAGAAGCACTCATGAACAATAACTTGATAACTGCCATTGAAATGAGCACTCTTTCTGAG TTCCATCAGAGTCCCTTTCTGCTGCCAAGTAGCAAGAAGAAACGGGTTAGTAAACAGTGCAAATTAATGCGTCTTCCATTTGCAAG GGTTCCATTAACTTCAAATGATGATGAGGAGGAAGATAAAGAGAAAACGCAATGTGACAACAATATATCAAAGACATCACCTGGTATTCCTTCTTTAGCATCAACAAGACCATTACCAACTCAGCATAATTTGGAATtattatttcttaaagaaaatgaGCAGAATGTTTGTGGTTTAAATGCCTCAGAACCTGTTTTATCTGTTGTTGATATACTTCCCAAag AAAGCCATTCCCACTCAGACCAAAGCTCCTGGAGTTCTCTAACGAGTGAGATAAATAATGCACAGTCAATCAGTCACAGAAAGGAGAAACTATCTCCTAGTAAtataactaaaaggaaaaaacgtGTATCATCTTGGGAATCAAATAATCCTGCAGACACTCCTTGTGTGACAGATTTAGATCAACAGATTTCAAGACCAGAATTAAATTGGAATAATGAGATAAAAGATTGTACTaatgaaacaaatattaaaattcaaagaaatgtaCAGTGCCTTCCTGCCTCATCTGAGTCTGCAAGTGAACCTACTGCAGAGGGCATGAGTCAAGTTCAGGGTAATGATGACTTTCAGTTGCAGAAAACTGTGTATGATGATGACATGGATTTAACTGCTAGTGAAGTAAGCAAAATTGTTACAGTTTCAACAGGTGctagaaataaaagtaataaaaaaacaaatgagtgTGGAATGAAAACTTTCAGAAAAGTGAAAGATTCAAGCTccgaaaaaaagagagaaagatcaaaaagacaatttaaaaaaagttcagATGTGGATAttgaggaaaagagtgaaaatggACCAGAAAGAAGATCTGTTGTCTTGGAAGGTGAAGGGGACTCAAAAGATCCAAATTTTATTCCCAGTACTGAACAGCTGACTCAGTTGAACACGCTGAAGAAAATGTCCCTTCATAGTGACTTTGATCAAGATGCCAGACAAAGTACACAGtataacaaaaagaagaaaataattcatgTAACAGATGAGCAAGAGGAAACATTCTCTCTCTCCCAAAGTGCAGATAAATTCCATGAGGACGGTAAATTTGACATGGGCCTGAGTGCTCTAGCTTGTAAGAAAAGTAAAGCTTCTAGGCAGACATTTGTGATTCATAACTTAGGTAAAGATAACTTATTCCCAAACcaaaaagttaaagaagccaCCTCTGAAAACCTAGAAGTCACAAATGAATTTCAAACAGCTTATCTTTTCAACAAAGGTAATGGAAATGTATGTGATTATGAGTCCCAAAATACGTTAGATTTGAAAAAGCAAGTCACTGATGTGCAACCCCCTCAGcaaaatgaatcaaaaataaataagaagctTAGGCAGAAAGTAAATCGGAAAACAGAGATAATTTCTGAAATGAACCAAATATTTGGAGATAATACTAAAGATGTATGTGGCCCAGAAAAAAGTAACTTTTCCTTCGAAACCCAAGAGGATAAAAAAACCATCTCTGGAAACCTACAAGTTTCAAATGAGTTTCAAAAATCTGCTCTTTCCACTGGCAATAATGGACACCTGTGTGATTGTGAGACCCAGAATGTGTTGGGTTTGCAAAAGCAGATCACCAGTGTGTACCCTGTTCAGCAAAATGAATCAAAAATCAATAAGAATCTTAGGCAGAAAGTAAATCGGAAGACTGAAATAATTTCCAAAGTGAATCATTTCGATAATGACAGAAGTGGTAACCCAGAAAAGGGTAACTCTTCCATCCTAACCCGGAACAAAGAAATCACCCCTGATAGCCTACAAGATACAAGTGAGTTTCAAATACCTATTTCTACCCAAGATAGTGGAAATCTAGATTATGAGACTCAGAATGTTTTGGGGGTGATAAAACATGTACATGCTATACAACCTGCTtatcaaaatgaatcaaaaatgGGTAAGAAGCTTAGGCAGAAGGCATGTCGGAAGACGGAAATAATTTCTGAAATCAACCAAATATGTGAGAATGATGACAAAGGCTTGCATGACCCAGAAAAAAGTAACTTATTTTCTCTAAcccaaaaagataaagaaatcgTCCCTGAAAACTTAGAAGACTCAATTGACTTTCAGATAGCTGATCTTTCTCCTAGAGGTAATAGGAGCCTATGTGATTATGAAACTCAAAACCTTTTAGGGGTGAAAAATCATGCTACTGATATGCCACCTGCAAAGcaaaatgaatcaaaaataaGTAAGAAGTTCAAGCAGAAAGAAAGTCGAAAGACAGAGATAATTTTGGAAACGAACcgaaaaaatgattttaataacAAAGGTATACATGAGCCAGAAAAAGGTAACTTCTTTTCCCTAACCCCAGGAGATAAAGGAACCATTTCTGAAAACCTAGAAGTCACAAATGAATTTCAGACAATTTATCTTTCCACCAAAGATAATGGAAATTTATATGACTATGAGACCCAGAATATGTTGGATTTGAAAAAGCATGTCAGTGATATGCAACCCACTCAGcaaaatgaatcaaaaataaGTAAGAAGCTTAGGCAGAAAGTAAGTCGAAAGACAGAGATAATTTCTGAAATGTACCAGATATATGAGGATAATGATAAAGATGTGGATAGCCAAGAAAGCTGTACAAAAgatcttgattttaaaataaacaaatctaaacaAAGACTTGAAGGCCAAGGTATTATCAATGGATACAGTATGGAAATCAAcagtaatgaaaaggaaaattgtGACCAAATTTCAAATCCTTACAAATTAGTTAAAAAGCACAGGAAAGAATCATCTGGCAAGGCAAAGAACGTTTTGGCAAAAGGTAAAAACAAGCCAATTTTGCAGTTAACAGGTTCTTCACAGACATCTGTCTCCTTAGAACCAGGTTTAAAACATATTACTGATGAAGCAGATGCTGATACTGGAAACAAAATGGAACTACATAAGAATCCAAAGCAAAGCACTACAACTCTGAACAAAAAGAGAGATCTTCCATTTGTGGAAGTGACAAAGGAAGGAGAGTGCCAGGTCAAAAGAGTAAGTAAGGTGACATCTAAATCAAAGAAAAGGAAGACCTCCATGGATCCTTCTTCAGATAGTCATGAACTAATGAGAATGATATCTGACACCATTCAGGGAATATCAGTTGAATCCGAACACacagttaaggaaaaaaatttggaaaatgagaaaattgtgGAGATGAAACCAGACTTTTACACAAAAATGGTTACATCTTTATCTCAGATATATTCACCTAACAGACAAGGTTCTTCCTTTAGCGGTGTTCTTGAGGGTTCAGTACCTTTGAGTATTTCTTCTAGTAAAAGTCTGAAAGAAAATTTTGCTTTGGAGAGCTCACCTGTCTTTCAAGTAAGTGATGATGTGCATGAGACGAAAGAGATGAAATTTAAGGTGAACCGGAGAACACAAAAATCGGGAATAG GTGTTAGAACGCTGCAGGATTTGACAAATAACAGTTTTGTTTCAAATAATGCTGCTAAACCTGAAAACAAGTCAGAAGATCTATCTTCAGAGCTGTCAAGCCGAAGAAGAAGGTGTACTCCTCTCTCTTTAAAAGAGCCGAGTCTCAAAGG GAAGATGAGAAGATGA